A part of Miscanthus floridulus cultivar M001 chromosome 6, ASM1932011v1, whole genome shotgun sequence genomic DNA contains:
- the LOC136461932 gene encoding uncharacterized protein isoform X2 → MEHCYLRQPISRAEAMPERRSRFWQMDAPPQPRAEVICPQPRRATRLPFAVETVNKASPKTNGAFPLYRSDSTADILDLILSKNDSDGDSSSQGAPMAKHQQ, encoded by the exons ATGGAGCACTGCTATTTGAGGCAGCCGATCTCGAGGGCCGAGGCAATGCCCGAGAGGAGGTCCAGGTTCTGGCAGATGGATGCGCCGCCTCAACCCCGGGCTGAGGTCATCTGCCCccagcctcgccgcgccacccGTCTTCCCTTCGCTGTGGAAACCGTGAACAAAGCCAGCCCCAAGACGAACGG TGCGTTTCCGCTGTACAGATCAGACTCCACTGCTGATATACTTGACCTTATCCTCAGTAAG AATGACTCAGATGGAGATTCGAGCAGCCAG GGAGCTCCTATGGCAAAGCACCAACAGTAA
- the LOC136461932 gene encoding uncharacterized protein isoform X1 encodes MEHCYLRQPISRAEAMPERRSRFWQMDAPPQPRAEVICPQPRRATRLPFAVETVNKASPKTNGAFPLYRSDSTADILDLILSKNDSDGDSSSQVGFLCGSPPVRTNNPVIHDPQFGIRVPSFSPLGSSYGKAPTVRVEVGSPSCGVSSSPKVRIEGFACGNSETHYAVTFV; translated from the exons ATGGAGCACTGCTATTTGAGGCAGCCGATCTCGAGGGCCGAGGCAATGCCCGAGAGGAGGTCCAGGTTCTGGCAGATGGATGCGCCGCCTCAACCCCGGGCTGAGGTCATCTGCCCccagcctcgccgcgccacccGTCTTCCCTTCGCTGTGGAAACCGTGAACAAAGCCAGCCCCAAGACGAACGG TGCGTTTCCGCTGTACAGATCAGACTCCACTGCTGATATACTTGACCTTATCCTCAGTAAG AATGACTCAGATGGAGATTCGAGCAGCCAGGTGGGCTTTCTATGTGGCTCGCCTCCAGTACGCACTAACAACCCTGTTATCCATGATCCACAGTTTGGTATAAGAGTGCCATCCTTTTCTCCTTTAGGGAGCTCCTATGGCAAAGCACCAACAGTAAGAGTTGAAGTAGGCTCGCCATCTTGCGGTGTTAGCAGCAGCCCAAAAGTAAGAATCGAAGGTTTCGCCTGTGGCAACTCCGAGACCCACTATGCAGTTACCTTTGTCTGA
- the LOC136461930 gene encoding probable 3-beta-hydroxysteroid-Delta(8),Delta(7)-isomerase gives MGGDGHPYAPADLHLPAFVPLQLSQGQILAPYLGTSVFVVLAVWLVSGRCRGLSKTDRLLMCWWAFTGLTHIVIEGTFVFNPGFFSKENPNYFDEVWKEYSKGDSRYVARDPATVTVEGITAVLEGPASLLAVYAIASHKSYSHILQFTVCLGQLYGCLVYFITAYLDGFNFWVSPFYFWAYFIGANSFWVWIPTLIAMRSWKKICAALRTEKAKKTK, from the exons ATGGGGGGAGACGGGCACCCGTACGCGCCGGCGGACCTGCACCTGCCGGCCTTCGTGCCGCTGCAGCTGTCGCAGGGCCAGATCCTCGCCCCCTACCTGGGCACCTCCGTCTTCGTCGTCCTCGCCGTCTGGCTCGTCTCCG GAAGGTGCCGCGGGTTATCCAAGACGGACCGTCTGCTCATGTGCTGGTGGGCGTTCACCGGCCTCACCCACATCGTCATCGAGGGGACCTTCGTCTTCAACCCCGGATTCTTCAGTAAGGAAAACCCCAACTACTTCGATGAAGTCT GGAAGGAGTACAGCAAAGGCGATTCCAGATACGTCGCTAGGGACCCCGCGACCGTCACGGTTGAAGGGATTACAGCTGTGCTAGAAGGCCCTGCGTCGCTGCTTGCAGT CTATGCCATTGCATCCCACAAGTCCTATAGCCATATTCTCCAGTTCACCGTCTGCCTGGGCCAACTCTACGGGTGCCTTGTTTACTTCATCACTGCGTACTTGGATGGCTTCAACTTCTGGGTCAGTCCATTCTACTTCTGGGCATATTTCATTGGCGCAAACAGTTTCTGGGTTTGGATACCAACGCTCATCGCCATGAGGAGCTGGAAGAAGATTTGCGCAGCATTGCGAACTGAAAAGGCGAAGAAGACAAAATAA